GTTCGTGGCACCGGCGGTGAAATTGTCGTGATAGAAACCGGTGCTGCGCTGTTTATGCGTCACCGATTCCGCAGACTGCAGCCAGTAGTACAGCACCACGTCGATATCCGCAACCTTGTCCATGCGACTGTACAGCTCTCCAGCCACCATCACGTCCTGCGCGTACATGCCTTCCGGGAACCGCAGCCCCTCCCACAGTTCGCGGCGGTATAGACGGCACCAGTTCGCCTCGTTGAAATAACGTGCCTCCGTGTTGCGGCCAAGCTTGTCGCCGAGCAGACGCAGGGATTTGCAGAACACCGTTTGGTAGGCGGTGAGAGGATGCGCGAACACGGTGACTTTTGAAGGTTCGTCCGCACCCCAAGCCGCTTCTTGCGCGACATCCGCGATCTGGCTGACACCGAACTGGCGCCAGCGGGCTTTGCTCATATCGGCGCCGGTTGTTTCGAGTGCGTGCAACAGGTATTCCAGATTGTGCCGGTCGAGAATGTCGTCATTGTCCGCGAAGGCGATGTAATCGCCGGACGCCGCGTCAAGCCCGGTGTTTTGGGCTTTGGCGATGCCGCCGTTGTCCTGATGGATCACCGTCACGCGCGGATCCCGCGCCGCGTATTCGTCGCAGATCTGCGGGCTGTCGTCCGTCGCGCCGTCGTCCACAAGAATAAGTTCCAGATTCGTGTGGCTTTGCGCGAGAATCGAATCCACACAGTGACGCAGATACTTCTCCGCGTTGTACACCGGCACGATAACCGAAATCAAAGGCGCAGAAGACACAGCAACCCTTTCGACGCAAACGTATAACCCACCCAGTATGACACAATCTCTCGCACAGATTTCAGGTCTGCGTTCGATGAGGATTGGCGTTGCCTCGCTATGATTCTGTCGTTTCTGTCAATCGGCGACGATATCTGTGGCGGAAATTCTGACGGGAAGCCATCGCGACATATCCTTACCTAAAAGATTCACTTGGGTTAGGACCGCCCAGCGGATAACAGGCCACAATTCGGCTACGAGCTCGTATGCGTTCGCTTCAGCGGTGGTTGCCTCAACAAAAAACACTGATTCCGCATCAATCGCGGAATCAGACTGTTTGTCTAGTTCATCCACAGAGGAATACCTGATGAATGCAACGGTTGTTTTGAGCAATAATGTATGCGATGACTTTGTGTTCGTTGGAGAAGTGGCGAAATTCACGCGCATGGCGTATCGTACATCGTCATCATCCGCTCCCAGCCATTTTACCGAAGCGCTTGATTCCGTTTGGCGAAATTGCGAGACCAAATTCCGTTCAGTCATTTTGCACCAAGTTCCCTAGAGGATTGAACTGTGAAACAAGTGGGTCAATCGATGAAACCGCAATATCGGCGGCATGCTCATTGTCGTTGAACAATATAGGTTCGGCATTGCCGAATTCATGAGCGTCGGGGCGAATCCGCACTCCCAGAGCCATGGCGTATTCATTCAGCTGCGATTGTGTAGGGTCGTAATCGTACTGTTCGAAATCAAGGACCTCTTGTACCGTAATGCCGAGAAAAGCGGCCAAATGCGCTGGATCGGTGATCTGTTTTCTGCGCTGTACTAGATCATGTTTAAGCTTCAACCAGTCCGACTCCAGAGTCGCGGCCAATCGCACGTATTGCTCAGGAGTGTGCAGATCTTCAAGATTTAGGGAGGCCATCGTTCATCCTTCCTCCTAGACAAGGTCACTTATCGAATCGCCGAAGCAATATTCGCATCTTCTGTTGTTGGTGTCGTGTCCCCATTGAAAATGTTCGGCATAGCGATATCTGTCTTGCGCTTCGGCGGCATCTTGGTTTTGCCGTAACCGTACTTCCTCAGGTGTACCGTCAATCTGTTTGCGTACGAAACTCAAACCTACAAAATCAGGTCTCTTGGATAAATCTTCGGAATAGTACAGGCGGTATGGATTCCCGCGTATCCTCCAACGCAATTCCCATATGTCCGGCTGGGATACAATTTTATGGACTGGATCGCTGATTTGCCCCTGTATGGGATTCGTCGCATCTAGATCGCCTCTTTCTGCGTGCCGAATCAAGCCGAGAACGGTGCCTAACATGTAGTACTTTGCTCCTGCCGCAGGAAAATCCGCAGCGGCCACGCGCTTCAGATCATCTTTCACGTAGCAATTCGGGTGCGCGGACGCGGCGGCGCTGGTGCAGCAGTGGAATAAGCGCGGGCGCTCTGCCAACTGAAAGCATACTGATTGTTCAGCCATCGTCCACCCCCTCTATTCCTCTGTGAATTCTAATCCCCCATGATAGGGCA
Above is a window of Bifidobacterium eulemuris DNA encoding:
- a CDS encoding helix-turn-helix domain-containing protein, which produces MASLNLEDLHTPEQYVRLAATLESDWLKLKHDLVQRRKQITDPAHLAAFLGITVQEVLDFEQYDYDPTQSQLNEYAMALGVRIRPDAHEFGNAEPILFNDNEHAADIAVSSIDPLVSQFNPLGNLVQND
- a CDS encoding glycosyltransferase gives rise to the protein MSSAPLISVIVPVYNAEKYLRHCVDSILAQSHTNLELILVDDGATDDSPQICDEYAARDPRVTVIHQDNGGIAKAQNTGLDAASGDYIAFADNDDILDRHNLEYLLHALETTGADMSKARWRQFGVSQIADVAQEAAWGADEPSKVTVFAHPLTAYQTVFCKSLRLLGDKLGRNTEARYFNEANWCRLYRRELWEGLRFPEGMYAQDVMVAGELYSRMDKVADIDVVLYYWLQSAESVTHKQRSTGFYHDNFTAGATNFRLCLEKGVRPGRSYYTVVGSVNEQTTASDCSLQENRDLHEQDKKELSDLLAKLTVPQRIQCAVTQKLRLAEKYVYDRKIKNMR